The genomic stretch CACTTATTTTTTCTGCTATACCTAATAGTATCGCCATCACGATCGAAGCAAGAGCAATAGTTTTCACACTACGAAATCCAGCGTTATCTAAATCTGGTACAAGAATTTTTAAGGCTAATCCCGAAACAACGATAGGAATTGTGCCAATAAAGATACCTAAACCAATCTTAAAATCTTGCGCTTGATAATCTTTCTTTTTGATTGCATTTAGAATACCAGTAGTCAAATCGATTAAATCTCGACGGAAGTACCATAAAACAGCAACAATACTTCCTAATTGAATAATAGCAGTAAAAGAGACTCCCGGATCATTCCATCCTAAAGCTAAGGGTATCACTTTTAAATGAGCAGTGCTACTAATGGGGATAAATTCTGTTAATCCTTGAATCATTCCTAAAATAAAGGCTTGAAAGGTATTGACTTGAGAAAAATTATTGACGGTTGAAGGGTTAACTTGTTGGGATAAAACCACGGAATGTGCCAAGAAAACGAATAATATTCCGCCCGAAACTCCTGAAATGGTGTTAAAAAGATGATGATTTGATTTAGACATTCATTTGACTGATAAATTACAGCAACGAGTTTTAGATTATAGCCGATCGTCTTGACTTTTTGAGGTAAAATTTCTTTAATAGTGAGGCTAAAAATGTAAATATTTTGTCATTTGTCATTGCTAACAAGGATTCACGCTGATTTTTGATAACCTTTGATTGTTTACAAATCATTTAGGATTGCTATATTATTCATTTTCCAAAATATTTTTTAATGATTCAATTTTTTCAATACTTAATTGATACCATTCCTTTTTTCCTTGTTTTTGATATAATTGGGCTGCCCGATTAAAGTCATTTAAAGCTTGAGATTTATTGTTGTTTTTTAAATGGGTAGAAGCTCTATTATAATAGGGTTGTGCATAGTTGTTATCAATTTTAATAGCTTGGGTATAATCATAAATTGCTTTTTGAATTTGACCTAAACTATGATAAACATTACCACGACTATTATAGGCAGATTTATTTTTATTGTTAACTCGAATAGCTTGGGTATAATCATAAATTGCTTTATTATATTGAGTTAAATTATAGTAATATAAATCTCCTCTATTTTCGTAAGCATATGGATGTTGATTATTAAGATTAATAGCTGTATCAAAGTCTTTCAATGCTTCTTGATATTTTCCCAATTTTTGATAAGAAATACCCCTATTATTATAAGCTAAATTATTGTTGGGTTCTAATAGAACCACTTGTTTATAATCCTCGATCGATTTTTTATGATTTCCTAATTGTGCATAACTATAAGCTCTTTTAAAATAAATATCTGATAAATTTTTGTTATTTTCGATCACTTTTGTATAATCATCAATGGCTTTTTTATATTGTTTTAGTTTATAATGAGCATTACCTCGATTTTTATAATTATGAACGTCATAATCTCCTAATTTAATTGCTATGGTATAATCAAAAATTGCTTGATTATATTGATTAATTTTTAAATAAATATCTCCTCTTTTTTTATAAGCATCTAAAAATTGATTATCAATATTAATAATAGTTGTATAATCATCAATAGCATTATAATTTTGATTTAAAATACGATAAATACTTGCTCGATTAATATAGGCTTTTATAAATTTATGATTAATTTTTATGGCTTGATTATAGTCATAAATTGCTTTGTCATATTCTTTTATTTTTTGATAAATATTTCCTCTATTTAAGTAAGCATTATAATTTTTATTATTAATATTAATTACTTTACGATAGTCTTCGATCGCTCTATTATAATCTTTTTTTCTTTGATAAGCTAAGGCTCTTTGATATAAAATATCTTCTGATATTAACCCTTTTTCTATGGCTTTATTATAAAACTCGATCGCTTGATCAAACTGTTGATTTTGAGCATAATTTAAACCTCTTTTGTATAATCTTTCTGAAGAAATTGTTAAAGGAGATATCAACAATATAGCGAATATGATAAAAATAATAAGCAATAAATTTTTTGTATTAACATTACGAAATAATAGTAATGGTTGTTTATAGATTTGAATACCATAAAGACGAATTATGTTAGATTTAATTAACTTTATATCAGCATGAATTGGTATTGCATTAAAAATTTGGGAAGGAACATTTCCTTGGCTAACTTGATAAAAAAAAGCTGATAAATAATAATTATTAAGATGATAAAATAATTTAGCAAATACTAGGTATTGAGGCATTAAAGAAATATGATTTTTGTTCCATAATTGTTTAATGTCTTTTTGGATAGTTTGCCAGTCGTGATCCTCTTTAATTAATTTTCTTATTTGATCATTTGAAATATATTGTCCAATTAGAGCATTATTGATAAAATATTGAATATCATCTTTATAAAAACTTTCCCATAATCCGATGAAATAAATTAATGACCAATTGATATTGTTATTTTGTTTATTAACAGGATTTCTATTGGATTTTAAAAGCCAAATCACGCCGTCTAAAACATCTGGTTGATCTATTAAATTAGGAAAAATATAAACAATTCCTTGTATAATTTTTTGTTTTAGTAATGGTGTTTGAGAAGATAAATTGTTATAAAAAAAATATTGAAAATCTAAAGATATTTGAAAATGTTCTTTATTTTTATTTTGTTTTTTTAACATCCATCTCAAAAAGCTCGATAACATTTTTGGTAAAATGATTGCTCTCAAAGTGAGTAATTTAATCATTTCTGAAGTATAAATATTTTTTTCTAAAGCCATTTGAGTATTATTACCATTAAGATATTTTTCCCAGATTTGATTATCGACTTCAGGATTACCTAAAGCATTTTCAATCATCAAAATATGTTCAATTTTTAAATTTATTCTCCTAGTTAAGCCTTTAATAGCAGTATTTATTTTTTGTTCAATTTCAGTCATCTTCTTAATCTATAAGATTTATATAGCGTTTTTTATAATTATGAGGTACATTTTTTTATTGCCTCTTGCCTTTTGCCTTTCAACGATAATCTTTGTACCTCACCAAAACGGGAATTGGTATAGTTATTTTAAATAATAATGAAACAATAGGAAATTTTGTCTGGCTTGTTGCTAAAGTGTTGAATCTTAAACAAAATTAAAAAGGTGTCTCAATCTTAATTGAAACAAATTATATTCAACAATAGACAATGTACAATTGATGGTTAACTCTGGCTAAAAGGGAAGATGATTGAATTAGAAAAGGTCAACTTTTTATGATCTTTTTCCTCTTAAAAAGGTGAGGCTTTAAACCTTGAATGGATCAATTATAAATTATCAATTGGGAAGATATTGTCTTAATAATCTTCTTGTAAAATATCTTGAGTAAAATTATTATTGCTTGAAATAAGCCTAACATATTTTAGAAAAAATAATTACTTTTATTAATTTTATTCATAAATTAATAGTTTATTTGATAGTGTAATTTTATTCTATAATACTGTTTACTATAAAATAAATTTTTATAAATAAAATATCAATTATGATTATTAAAGTTGTTGGAATTGGTTTAGAAGGAATTAATAGTTTAAATAATTCTGCTTTAAATATTGTTAATCAAGCCACTGTTTTAATAGGTGGTGATCGTCATTTAAAGTATTTTGATAATCATCCGGCAATCAAGGTAAAAATTAATAATTTAGAAAATATAATTGATAAAATTAAAGAGTATCAAAAACAAGAAGAAAATATAGTAATTTTAGCATCTGGAGATCCTTTATTTTTTGGTATTGGGAGAATTTTAGTTAATAATTTTTTACTTAAAGAATTAGAGTTTTACCCTCATCATAGTTGTATCCAGTTGGGTTTTAATCGACTAAAAATACCTTGGCAAGATGCTCAATTTATTAGTCTTCATGGTAGAAATATTGATTTATTAATTCAAGGATTTAAAAAAAGTTATGAAAAAATGGGGATATTGACAGATGAAACTAACAATCCTTTAATAATTTGGCAACTTTATCAACAGTTAAAAGCAGGAGTAAAATATTATTTTTGGTTATGTGAAAACTTAGGTAGTAAAGAAGAAAAAATAACTCTTATAGAAAAAGAAAAAGATATAAAACTAGAATTAATATCTCCCTTAAATATAGTTATTTTACTCAAAAAAAATGAGCTCGATCGAGAATTTTTAGAATTAGATAAATTACCCATTATGGGATTACCTGATAATGTTTTTAAAACTTTTCCAGATCAACCAGGATTAATGACAAAAAAAGAAGTAAGGTTAATTATATTAGGAGTATTAGCTTTACAACCAGAACAAATAATTTGGGATATTGGGGCTGGTACTGGTAGTGTTTCTATTGAAATAGCTAGACTGGTAAATAATAGTCAAATTTATGCTATTGAAAAAACTGCTATTGGTATCAACTTAATAACAGAAAATTGTCGAAAATTTAAGATTAAAAATGTTCAAATAATTCATAACAAAGCAGAAAAAGTTATTCAAGATTTACCGAAACCTCATCGTATTTTTATAGGTGGAAGTGGTGGTAATTTGACATCTTTATTAGATATAATCAACGGAAAAATTAATCCAGACGGAAAAATTGTTATTGCCATAGCGACGATCGAAAATTTAAACGAAGCAATAGAATGGTTTAAGAAAAACTCTTGGAATTATGAAATTATTAATTTACAAATATCTAAATCTTTAGCCATCGGAAAAAACACTCGTTTTAATCCTCTAAACCCAGTTAATGTTATTAGCGCAAATCCTAATTAGGCAAAGCTTGAAAAAGTTTTTTGGTGAGGGTAGGAGATAGGAATTAGAAGATAGGAGAAATACTTATAAATCAACAACTCAATTTTCGTATTAACAATAATTGCACAAAAGTATTATAGAAAGAATAGTATCAAAAGTGTTAAGTTTTTAACTAAAAATTGCTCAAACGGCACACTTTTTTGTTAGTGTATTAACCATTAATTTTTATAGCTTTCTGATTTATTCATCAGACTTTAATTAGACACATCTTCATTAAAAAATTTGCGATAATTATGACGATTTAAGGCTCTTCTACTTTGAATATGATAAATTATGTCTAAAAAAAGGTGTCAGGTATCAGGTAGCAGGTATTAGGTTAAATTCAAACTGTTAATTTATAATAATTGCATTTTTAAAAGAGTCAAAGCTATAGCTATCAAAGTTTATATTAATTATTTTCTATTAATTTGTCATAACTACTGTAGGAGAGCCCGATTTAATCATCATTAACTATATAAAATCTCTTTTTACGTTCTTCAAAAAATATACCATATTGAACAAGTTGATCTCCTTTAACTTTTAAAAAACTATCATAACCAGAGTATTTTATATAATCAGTTTTTTTAAGTATTTGCCATACTTCTTGACGAGATAGATAAACTCTTTTACTAAAATTTTTTTCAGGTAAATCTGATAATGATGGAGAAGATATTAATGTATCGTTATTTTGAAAATTATGATTTTTTTCCATTAATTTGGATTCTAATTTTTCAATTCTAACCATTAAAGGTTTTAGAGATTTATTGATAATTAAATTTATTTTTTCTTCCCAGCTAATGTTATCTTTATTACTAATTAGACTTTGAATAATAACTTGATTATTTGCTAAACAGAAATCGATAAGCTTATCAATAATAACTAAATAGTTAATCTCATTTTTAGCACACCATTCCTGAAATTTTATTAATTTTTGACGATCGACTTTTATAGATTCTAAATCATTATTCTCACTATTAGCCATAGAAACTAACCTTTACTTATCTGATCAACTAAATGAATTAATTCGGGTATAATGAGCTTTTCTAAACCTAGTCTAACAGCATTTTCAGAGCCGGGTAAAGAAAATACTATTTTACCATTATATAACCCTGCTGTTGCTCTTGATGCTATCGATCGAGAACCTATTTCCTGATAACTTAAATAGCGAAATATCTCCCCAAAACCTGATAAAGTTTTTTCTAACATTTGACTAACTATATCATAAGTATTATCCCTTAACGATATACCCGTACCTCCAGAAAAAATAATGCAGTTTAATTGTTCTTTAGATGCTAAATTTACTAACAAACATTTTAGATCTTGAGGTTCATCTTTGATAATTTCATAATGAATAATTTTATGACTAGCATTAATTAACATTTCTTGAATAATTTTACCGCTAATATCAGTATCAAAAGTCCTAGTATCACTAACGGTAATAACAGCACAATTGACACTTTTTATATTAAAATTTTGATGAGGAATAGTCATAAAAAGATTTTAGATATAGCATTCCTAAATCATTTGTGAGAATTTTAGATGCTTTCAATTAAAGGGATTAGTTGTTAGCTTTTAGCCTTTTTCCATTAAAGAATAAGTAATCAATTACTAATGCTGATAAGAAATTGAACTTCACAATAGCTGATAACTAATTGCTAATAGCTAATAGCTAATTAAACATAATTAATTTATTCTTAATTCCTAATTCCTAATTCTTGATCAGGATTTGGTGAAGCCTAAATCATTTTCTTGAGCATAACGTTCCATAAAACGCATAAATCTATCCCATTCTTGAGGAGATTTTATCAGATAAATTGCTTCGATCGCTTTAGGTTCACCATTAATAAATTTACATTTTACCTCACGAGTGACCAACTCTCCTTCTTCATCAACTAAATACATTCCCGTAATTTCTTGAGTATTACCACTTTGCAGTACTTTTGAACCTTCAAAACGAAATGTTGCAGTGCCGTTGCTACCGTCACGAGAACGGGTTAACTTAACATCAGGGATAGATTCTTCTATTATGCCTCTAGCAAATTCAATTTGAGCCATTGATGATATTTCCTATGATTTTTTATTAAACTATAACTTGATCTATCTTCTCATAACAGTGGGTAATGAAAGTTAAATTTTGAGAATTAGATAAAAAAATCCTTATCACTTCATCCTATAACCAATTAGTAATGCTAGAAGTCGAAGTACATTCCGAGTTAAGAAATTTTTTGCGTCAAAAGCCAGATTGCAATTGGTTACATCATTTAACAATGGCGAGGATGGTAGCTCGTGGTTTAAGATTAAAAAGATCGACAATCATTCAAACTGGAGTAAACTATCAGCAATATTATCCTAGTTATTTAACTCCTGCATTATTGTCTTCTTCTTCAGTTATTATCGTGGCAGAAAAAGAAATTCAACAACAATTAGTTAAGGAAAAAATACCCCGTTTACAACAATGGTTAAATACTCATAAAATTATTGCGACTAACTATAAACAAGATTTAATTAATAACTCGACTTTATATGTAATAAATCATCATGATTGGTTAGACTTAATAATTAATCATTTATTAGATAATGATATTGTTACTATCATTGAAGAAGCAGAAAATTTACCAGATATTATCACCAAATATTTAAGTCAAGAAATTACTTCTCAAGATTGGTATAATTTAGGGCTATTTTTTCCTCATCATCAAAATTTTATTAGGGAAAATTTAGCTAAGTTAACCAAATTAATTTATACTCATCCTATCAACCCATACAATAGTTACTTATTAGAGGAAGAAGAAACAATAATTCTTAGACAATTATGTAATTTAGTTGAGAATGAAAAAAATCATCAAAAAGTTTTAGCAAAATTTATACATTTTCAAAAAGCCTTATCAGAAAATAAAAAATATATTAACTATTTTACCGTTAATCGATCGCAAGGTACTTTTACGATCAATTCTTCCCCTTTAGAATTAAGATTTTCGATAAATCATATATGGAAAAATGTACCTTTAATTTTGTTATCCAATTATTTAGAGTCTCAAAAATATCCGATTAATTATGGAGAATGTTTAGGATTAAATGTAGATAACTTTACTTGTTTAAAGTTTTCTCCTGATGGAGAAAGTCAAAATCTTAATCTCTATTTTCCTCATAATTTTCCTTTTCCTAATAACCCAGAATTTCAAAATCGAGTTACTCAAGAAATTTTAGCTTTAGTAAGTAGTCTCAAAATTAATCATCATCCTATTATTATAATTATTGATGATGTACCATTACAGGCACAAATTACCTCTAATTTAGCCGCTTATTTTGGTTCAAGAGTACAACTAAATTCCTTAAATATAGGTGAAAATAGTATTCTTGTTTGTGATATAAAATTTTGGTTAAATTATCAATCTGAATTGTTAACACCAATACTATTAATTTTTGCAACTTTACCAATTCCATCCTTAGAAAATCCTCTTATTGGCGCTCAAGTTGCTCATTATAAAAATCAGAAAAAAGATTGGTTTCGTCTTTATCTTTTACCCTTAGCGATTAAAATTTTACAACAATCAACTATGTCTATTAGAAAAAATCAAGGAGTAATAGCATTATTAGATAATCGAGTTAATTATCGTAGTTATGGTGTTAATATTTTACGATCGTTAGAGCCTTATGCAAAAATTAATTATGTTGATTTGTATTGGCAGTAAATAATTAATAGTTAATCTTATTTATTAGAAAAAAATACAATATTTTTTGTATTAAAGGGTTAAAAAATAATGATAAAGATTCACAACTAAAACAAAAAAAAGAGTCTGGAATCTAAAGTATATTAATAGAAATCAAATAAATAAATTTAAGAATAGTTTAAGTTAATTTCTCCTACTATCTTCTATGTGGTAACTCTATTTCCTATCCTCATCAGTCAATTTTATGGTTCACTCAGGTTATGATTAAATACGGCAAACATCAATAAATATTGAAACTTGATATTCTAAACTATGAAAATTTTAATCACCGGTGGTGCTGGTTATATTGGTTCAGTATTAACTCCTATATTACTAAGTAAAGGTCATGAAGTTACGATCGTAGATAATTTCATGTTTCGTCAAAATAGCCTCGCTGAATGTTGTCAATATGATACTTTTAATGTGGTAAGAGGAGATTGTCGAGACGAAAGTTTAATGAAAGACCTAATTAAAGAGGCAGATGTTATTATTCCTTTAGCCGCTTTAGTGGGCGCACCTTTATGCAATAGAGATAAAATTGCCACAGAGACAACTAACCGAGATGCTATCCAAATGTTATGCCGTTTAGCTAGTAAAGAGCAAAGATTTTTAGTACCCATTACCAATAGCGGTTATGGCATTGGGGAAAAAGGTAAATTCTGTACCGAAGAAAGTCCATTACGTCCGATTTCTGCTTATGGTGTTACAAAGGTAGAAGCAGAAAAAGCTATCTTAGAAAGAGAAAATAGCATTAGTTTTCGTTTGGCGACAGTTTTTGGAATGTCTCCCCGTATGAGAGTTGATTTACTCGTCAATGACTTTGTGTATCGTGCTGTTACCGATCGAACTGTGGTAGTATTTGAAGGAAATTTTAAGCGCAATTATATCCATATCCGAGACGTAGTAAAAGTATTTTTACACGGTTTAGATAACTTTGAAACCATGAAAGGCAAACCCTATAACGTCGGGTTAGAAGATGCTAACCTCTCAAAATTAGAGTTATGTGCCGAAATTCAGAAACAAATCCCTAATTTTTATTATATTGAAGCACCTATAGGCGAAGATCCCGATAAAAGAGATTATATTGTCTCTAATGCCAGAATTTTGAGTACTGGGTTTACCCCCGACTGGACATTAGCTAGAGGAATAAAAGAGTTAGTTAAAGGTTACACAATCTTCCGTAACTCCATTTACTCTAACATTTAACTCTTAACTCGTACTTTCCATAAAATTGACTGATGAAGGTAGTGATAGAATGCAAAATTGAGAATTAAGAATTGATAATGAAAATCCCTAATTTTTAACTCCCGTTTTATTTAAGCACTTTATCACTGGTCTTCCTCCTCTCATCTTTTATTTCACAATGACACAACGTAATCTCTATTTTCTCTTTCCCGAAATGAATATTAATAGTGGTGGTCATATTGCCCAACTTAAATTCATGTCCATCGCCCAATCTCTTTTGAATGCTCAACCTGTCACTTATAAGAAAAAAGAAAAGGATGTTTTGTTCTTAGATGACTTAATTAAAAATATTCGTGAGGATAACAATATTTATATTATTCATTGGGGGCCTGATATTCCACAACTCTTAACAAAACTTAAAAATAAAAATGTAGTTTATTTTGCTCACAGTACAGGCTATAAGTTCAAAATTCCCGTAAAAGTGCCAATAATAACTGTTAGTAAACATTCTCAAGCCTATTGGGGCCGATTTGCGCCTAATAATCTTATTTTTTCTCTACCTAACGAGATTTCTAACAAATATCATAATCAACATCTTGATCACGAAGTGGCGCTGGACGATCGCAGTATTGATGTATTGGTACAGAAACGCAAATCCTCTAAATATTTGATTGAAGAACTTGTCCCAGCTTTAAATCCTCACTGTAATTTAACTCTCATTGACTATTGGATTGACGATTTAGCGACTATTTTTAATCAGACAAAAGTGTATCTTTATGATTCTACGGAATACTGGATACAAGCAAAAGCTAGTGAGGGTTTCGGGTTGCCTCCTTTGGAAGCAATGGCTTGTGGTTGTACTATTTTTTCTAGTATTAATGATGCTTTATCAGATTATTTAGATCCTAGTTTCAATTGTCATAAATTACGGGTTTATTCTAAAGAATATGATGTCCAAAGAATCTTATCTGCTGTGGAAAATTGGCAACTAAATTCTTCTAATTTGGATATAATTAATAATTATCGTTTACCTTTAATAAAAAAACGTTTTGAGCATATATTTAAGGAAATAAATCTATTTTTTGATCATCAACAATCTTATCCTGCTAATATTCCAGCTATTATTCAAAATAAACCTTTTTCAATAAATAAAATAATCAATAAATTAAAATCATTTTTTT from Geminocystis sp. NIES-3709 encodes the following:
- a CDS encoding undecaprenyl-diphosphate phosphatase; the encoded protein is MSKSNHHLFNTISGVSGGILFVFLAHSVVLSQQVNPSTVNNFSQVNTFQAFILGMIQGLTEFIPISSTAHLKVIPLALGWNDPGVSFTAIIQLGSIVAVLWYFRRDLIDLTTGILNAIKKKDYQAQDFKIGLGIFIGTIPIVVSGLALKILVPDLDNAGFRSVKTIALASIVMAILLGIAEKISDHKRNFDQLSTKDGILMGLAEALALIPGVSRSGSTITAGLFMNLERATAARFSFLLGIPAITLAGLVELKDVFDRTLTFDYLIPLTIGLISSWIFSYLSIAWLIRFLQKQNTWVFVWYRLIFGIVIFLTMK
- a CDS encoding tetratricopeptide repeat protein, translating into MTEIEQKINTAIKGLTRRINLKIEHILMIENALGNPEVDNQIWEKYLNGNNTQMALEKNIYTSEMIKLLTLRAIILPKMLSSFLRWMLKKQNKNKEHFQISLDFQYFFYNNLSSQTPLLKQKIIQGIVYIFPNLIDQPDVLDGVIWLLKSNRNPVNKQNNNINWSLIYFIGLWESFYKDDIQYFINNALIGQYISNDQIRKLIKEDHDWQTIQKDIKQLWNKNHISLMPQYLVFAKLFYHLNNYYLSAFFYQVSQGNVPSQIFNAIPIHADIKLIKSNIIRLYGIQIYKQPLLLFRNVNTKNLLLIIFIIFAILLISPLTISSERLYKRGLNYAQNQQFDQAIEFYNKAIEKGLISEDILYQRALAYQRKKDYNRAIEDYRKVININNKNYNAYLNRGNIYQKIKEYDKAIYDYNQAIKINHKFIKAYINRASIYRILNQNYNAIDDYTTIINIDNQFLDAYKKRGDIYLKINQYNQAIFDYTIAIKLGDYDVHNYKNRGNAHYKLKQYKKAIDDYTKVIENNKNLSDIYFKRAYSYAQLGNHKKSIEDYKQVVLLEPNNNLAYNNRGISYQKLGKYQEALKDFDTAINLNNQHPYAYENRGDLYYYNLTQYNKAIYDYTQAIRVNNKNKSAYNSRGNVYHSLGQIQKAIYDYTQAIKIDNNYAQPYYNRASTHLKNNNKSQALNDFNRAAQLYQKQGKKEWYQLSIEKIESLKNILENE
- the cbiE gene encoding precorrin-6y C5,15-methyltransferase (decarboxylating) subunit CbiE → MIIKVVGIGLEGINSLNNSALNIVNQATVLIGGDRHLKYFDNHPAIKVKINNLENIIDKIKEYQKQEENIVILASGDPLFFGIGRILVNNFLLKELEFYPHHSCIQLGFNRLKIPWQDAQFISLHGRNIDLLIQGFKKSYEKMGILTDETNNPLIIWQLYQQLKAGVKYYFWLCENLGSKEEKITLIEKEKDIKLELISPLNIVILLKKNELDREFLELDKLPIMGLPDNVFKTFPDQPGLMTKKEVRLIILGVLALQPEQIIWDIGAGTGSVSIEIARLVNNSQIYAIEKTAIGINLITENCRKFKIKNVQIIHNKAEKVIQDLPKPHRIFIGGSGGNLTSLLDIINGKINPDGKIVIAIATIENLNEAIEWFKKNSWNYEIINLQISKSLAIGKNTRFNPLNPVNVISANPN
- a CDS encoding molybdenum cofactor biosynthesis protein B; translated protein: MTIPHQNFNIKSVNCAVITVSDTRTFDTDISGKIIQEMLINASHKIIHYEIIKDEPQDLKCLLVNLASKEQLNCIIFSGGTGISLRDNTYDIVSQMLEKTLSGFGEIFRYLSYQEIGSRSIASRATAGLYNGKIVFSLPGSENAVRLGLEKLIIPELIHLVDQISKG
- the psb28 gene encoding photosystem II reaction center protein Psb28, whose amino-acid sequence is MAQIEFARGIIEESIPDVKLTRSRDGSNGTATFRFEGSKVLQSGNTQEITGMYLVDEEGELVTREVKCKFINGEPKAIEAIYLIKSPQEWDRFMRFMERYAQENDLGFTKS
- a CDS encoding helicase C-terminal domain-containing protein — protein: MLEVEVHSELRNFLRQKPDCNWLHHLTMARMVARGLRLKRSTIIQTGVNYQQYYPSYLTPALLSSSSVIIVAEKEIQQQLVKEKIPRLQQWLNTHKIIATNYKQDLINNSTLYVINHHDWLDLIINHLLDNDIVTIIEEAENLPDIITKYLSQEITSQDWYNLGLFFPHHQNFIRENLAKLTKLIYTHPINPYNSYLLEEEETIILRQLCNLVENEKNHQKVLAKFIHFQKALSENKKYINYFTVNRSQGTFTINSSPLELRFSINHIWKNVPLILLSNYLESQKYPINYGECLGLNVDNFTCLKFSPDGESQNLNLYFPHNFPFPNNPEFQNRVTQEILALVSSLKINHHPIIIIIDDVPLQAQITSNLAAYFGSRVQLNSLNIGENSILVCDIKFWLNYQSELLTPILLIFATLPIPSLENPLIGAQVAHYKNQKKDWFRLYLLPLAIKILQQSTMSIRKNQGVIALLDNRVNYRSYGVNILRSLEPYAKINYVDLYWQ
- a CDS encoding NAD(P)-dependent oxidoreductase is translated as MKILITGGAGYIGSVLTPILLSKGHEVTIVDNFMFRQNSLAECCQYDTFNVVRGDCRDESLMKDLIKEADVIIPLAALVGAPLCNRDKIATETTNRDAIQMLCRLASKEQRFLVPITNSGYGIGEKGKFCTEESPLRPISAYGVTKVEAEKAILERENSISFRLATVFGMSPRMRVDLLVNDFVYRAVTDRTVVVFEGNFKRNYIHIRDVVKVFLHGLDNFETMKGKPYNVGLEDANLSKLELCAEIQKQIPNFYYIEAPIGEDPDKRDYIVSNARILSTGFTPDWTLARGIKELVKGYTIFRNSIYSNI
- a CDS encoding glycosyltransferase; protein product: MTQRNLYFLFPEMNINSGGHIAQLKFMSIAQSLLNAQPVTYKKKEKDVLFLDDLIKNIREDNNIYIIHWGPDIPQLLTKLKNKNVVYFAHSTGYKFKIPVKVPIITVSKHSQAYWGRFAPNNLIFSLPNEISNKYHNQHLDHEVALDDRSIDVLVQKRKSSKYLIEELVPALNPHCNLTLIDYWIDDLATIFNQTKVYLYDSTEYWIQAKASEGFGLPPLEAMACGCTIFSSINDALSDYLDPSFNCHKLRVYSKEYDVQRILSAVENWQLNSSNLDIINNYRLPLIKKRFEHIFKEINLFFDHQQSYPANIPAIIQNKPFSINKIINKLKSFF